The following proteins come from a genomic window of Sorghum bicolor cultivar BTx623 chromosome 3, Sorghum_bicolor_NCBIv3, whole genome shotgun sequence:
- the LOC110434144 gene encoding uncharacterized protein LOC110434144 — protein sequence MELALASLLYHFDWELPAADDCALCDQQPETAEHLLVACVFAREVWHRLLSAIGLVHLLPSEASRLVGWWQESRALLPHNLRRSFDSLVVLVSWSLWKERNARTFDNTSCTPPQTLAKIKEEANAWLAAGFRGLAAFAALL from the exons ATGGAGCTAGCGTTGGCGAGCCTACTGTACCACTTTGACTGGGAGCTGCCG GCCGCGGATGACTGCGCGCTGTGCGATCAGCAGCCGGAGACGGCCGAACACTTGCTGGTGGCATGTGTGTTCGCGAGGGAGGTCTGGCATCGCCTCTTGTCCGCCATCGGCCTCGTCCACCTTCTCCCGTCGGAGGCGTCACGGCTGGTGGGATGGTGGCAGGAAAGCCGGGCCCTCCTTCCCCATAACCTCAGACGAAGCTTCGACTCGCTCGTAGTGCTCGTCTCTTGGTCACTCTGGAAGGAACGGAACGCCAGAACCTTTGACAACACCAGCTGCACGCCTCCACAGACTCttgcaaagatcaaagaggaggcgAACGCCTGGCTCGCAGCAGGTTTCCGTGGTCTAGCCGCCTTCGCCGCTCTGCTCTAG
- the LOC8079467 gene encoding cytochrome P450 71A1 translates to MHIPASSNMALDVAPVVLLVTVLVAAPLAYLLLVVVVAGKKEKPSSAAAPTPRDDGRRLPLPPSPPGIPLLGHLHLLGALPHRALASLARAHGPVLLLRLGRVPTVVVSSAAAAEEVMRARDLAFASRPAIAMAESLLYGRDVAFAPYGEYWRQARRVSVVHLLSARRVGSFRRVREQEATALAARASTGAGGAAVDLSELLTEYANAVVSRAAFGDESARGLFDEFQSGRRQRKVFTDFQKLIGTVPVGELLPWLGWVDAITGLEGKIRRTFEALDGLLEKVIDDHRRRPRGEGDGDGRDFVDVLLDVHKNDKEVGIQLATNEIKAIILDMFAAGTDTTTTAMEWAMAELVTHPRAMRRAQDEVRAAAAGSTGVNEDHVAQLDYLKAVVKETLRLHAPLPLLVPREPAADAEILGYHVPARTRVLINAWAIGRDPAIWERAEEFVPERFLGGTAAASVDFRGQHFELLPFGAGRRMCPGLRFAEASAEMALASLLYHFDWEAAGGQGSREGTPTPSLDMTEVNGLAVHIKSGLPLLAKPWVP, encoded by the exons ATGCACATTCCGGCCAGCTCAAACATGGCTCTCGATGTTGCACCCGTCGTCCTCCTGGTCACGGTCCTCGTCGCCGCGCCGCTCGCctacctcctcctcgtcgtcgtcgtcgctggcAAAAAGGAGAAGCCCTCTAGTGCTGCTGCTCCCACGCCGCGCGACGACGGCCGtaggctgccgctgccgccgtcgccgccgggtATCCCGCTGCTGGGCCACCTGCACCTGCTGGGCGCGCTGCCGCACCGCGCGCTGGCGTCCCTGGCGCGCGCGCACGGCCCGGTCCTGCTGCTCCGCCTGGGCCGTGTGCCAACCGTGGTGGTGTcctccgcggccgccgccgaggAGGTGATGCGGGCGCGCGACCTGGCGTTCGCGAGCCGTCCCGCGATCGCCATGGCCGAGAGCCTCCTCTACGGCCGCGACGTCGCGTTCGCGCCCTACGGCGAGTACTGGCGCCAGGCGCGCCGCGTCAGCGTCGTCCACCTCCTCAGCGCGCGCCGCGTCGGGTCCTTCCGCCGCGTCCGGGAGCAGGAGGCCACCGCGCTGGCCGCCCGGGCCAGCACCGGCGCCGGAGGCGCGGCGGTCGACCTCAGCGAACTCCTCACCGAGTACGCCAACGCCGTCGTGTCGCGCGCCGCGTTCGGTGACGAGAGCGCGCGCGGGCTGTTCGACGAGTTTCAGTCCGGCCGTCGGCAGAGGAAGGTGTTCACCGACTTCCAGAAGCTCATCGGGACGGTGCCGGTCGGGGAGCTGCTGCCGTGGCTGGGCTGGGTGGACGCCATCACCGGGCTGGAGGGGAAGATCAGGCGGACGTTCGAGGCGCTCGACGGGCTGCTCGAGAAGGTGATTGACGACCACCGCCGGCGGCCTCGCGGAGAGGGTGACGGCGATGGTCGGGATTTCGTGGACGTGTTGCTGGACGTCCACAAGAACGACAAAGAGGTCGGCATCCAACTAGCGACCAACGAAATCAAGGCCATCATCTTG GACATGTTCGCGGCAGGCACGGACACGACCACCACGGCGATGGAATGGGCCATGGCGGAGCTCGTCACGCACCCGCGCGCCATGCGCAGAGCCCAGGACGAGGtccgcgcggcggcggccggttCCACCGGCGTCAACGAGGACCACGTCGCGCAGCTGGACTACCTGAAGGCCGTGGTGAAGGAGACGCTCCGGCTGCACGCGCCGTTGCCGCTGCTGGTGCCCCGGGAGCCGGCGGCGGACGCCGAGATCCTGGGGTACCACGTCCCGGCGCGCACGCGCGTGCTGATCAACGCCTGGGCCATCGGCCGGGACCCCGCGATATGGGAGCGCGCCGAGGAGTTCGTGCCGGAGAGGTTCTTGGGCGGCACCGCCGCCGCGTCCGTCGACTTCAGGGGGCAGCACTTCGAGCTGCTGCCGTTCGGCGCCGGCAGGAGGATGTGCCCCGGGCTCCGGTTCGCAGAGGCAAGCGCCGAGATGGCACTGGCGAGCTTGTTGTATCATTTTGACTGGGAGGCCGCCGGCGGGCAGGGGAGCCGGGAAGGGACGCCGACGCCATCGTTGGACATGACCGAGGTGAACGGGTTAGCCGTGCATATCAAGTCCGGTCTGCCGCTTCTAGCTAAACCGTGGGTCCCTTAA
- the LOC8079465 gene encoding cytochrome P450 71A1, whose translation MHIYINVTVCIVLSRNPVHPIASRSCRSITPTSRRDGRRLPLPPSPWGLPLLGHLHLLGALPHRSLASLARAHGPVLLLRLGRVPTVVVSSAAAAEEVMRARDLAFASRPPSAMAESLLYGRDVAFAPYGEYWRQARRVSVVHLLSARRVGSFRRVREQEATALAARASTGAGGAAVDLSELLTEYANAVVSRAAFGDESARGLFDEFQSGRRQRKVFTDFQKLIGTVPVGELLPWLGWVDAITGLEGKIRRTFEALDGLLEKVIDDHRRRPRGEGDGDGRDFVDVLLDVHKNDKEVGIQLATNEIKAIILDMFAAGTDTTTTAMEWAMAELVTHPRAMRRAQDEVRAAAAGSTGVNEDHVAQLDYLKAVVKETLRLHAPLPLLVPREPAADAEILGFHVPASTRVLVNAWAISRDPATWERAEEFVPERFLGSAVDFRGQHFELLPFGAGRRMCPGIRFAEASAEMALASLLYHFDWEAAGGQGSREGTPTPSLDMTEANGLAVHIKSGLPLLAKPWVP comes from the exons atgcacatatatataaaTGTCACTGTATGCATTGTTTTATCCCGAAACCCCGTTCATCCTATTGCTAGTAGATCCTGTAGATCTATCACTCCCACGTCGCGCCGGGATGGCCGgaggctgccgctgccgccgtcgcCGTGGGGCCTCCCGCTGCTGGGCCACCTCCACTTGCTGGGCGCGCTGCCGCACCGCTCGCTGGCGTCCCTGGCGCGCGCGCACGGCCCGGTGCTGCTGCTCCGCCTGGGCCGTGTGCCCACCGTGGTGGTGTcctccgcggccgccgccgaggAGGTGATGCGGGCGCGCGACCTGGCGTTCGCGAGCCGGCCACCCAGCGCCATGGCCGAGAGCCTCCTCTACGGCCGCGACGTCGCGTTCGCGCCCTACGGCGAGTACTGGCGCCAGGCGCGCCGCGTCAGCGTCGTCCACCTCCTCAGCGCGCGCCGCGTCGGGTCCTTCCGCCGCGTCCGGGAGCAGGAGGCCACCGCGCTGGCCGCCCGGGCCAGCACCGGCGCCGGAGGCGCGGCGGTCGACCTCAGCGAACTCCTCACCGAGTACGCCAACGCCGTCGTGTCGCGCGCCGCGTTCGGTGACGAGAGCGCGCGCGGGCTGTTCGACGAGTTTCAGTCCGGCCGTCGGCAGAGGAAGGTGTTCACCGACTTCCAGAAGCTCATCGGGACGGTGCCGGTCGGGGAGCTGCTGCCGTGGCTGGGCTGGGTGGACGCCATCACCGGGCTGGAGGGGAAGATCAGGCGGACGTTCGAGGCGCTCGACGGGCTGCTCGAGAAGGTGATTGACGACCACCGCCGGCGGCCTCGCGGAGAGGGTGACGGCGATGGTCGGGATTTCGTGGACGTGTTGCTGGACGTCCACAAGAACGACAAAGAGGTCGGCATCCAACTAGCGACCAACGAAATCAAGGCCATCATCTTG GACATGTTCGCGGCAGGCACGGACACGACAACCACGGCGATGGAATGGGCCATGGCGGAGCTCGTCACGCACCCGCGCGCCATGCGCAGAGCCCAGGACGAGGtccgcgcggcggcggccggctcCACCGGCGTCAACGAGGACCACGTCGCGCAGCTGGACTACCTGAAGGCTGTGGTGAAGGAGACGCTCCGGCTGCACGCGCCGTTGCCGCTGCTGGTGCCCCGGGAGCCGGCGGCGGACGCCGAGATCCTGGGGTTCCACGTCCCGGCGAGCACACGCGTGCTGGTCAACGCCTGGGCCATCAGCCGGGACCCCGCGACGTGGGAGCGCGCCGAGGAGTTCGTGCCGGAGAGGTTCTTGGGATCCGCCGTCGACTTCAGGGGGCAGCACTTCGAGCTGCTGCCGTTCGGCGCCGGCAGGAGGATGTGCCCCGGGATCCGGTTCGCAGAGGCAAGCGCCGAGATGGCACTGGCGAGCTTGCTGTATCATTTTGACTGGGAGGCCGCCGGCGGGCAGGGGAGCCGGGAAGGGACGCCGACGCCGTCGTTGGACATGACCGAGGCGAATGGGTTAGCCGTGCATATTAAGTCCGGTCTGCCGCTTCTAGCTAAGCCGTGGGTCCCTTAA
- the LOC8079466 gene encoding pollen allergen Phl p 11: protein MTQQSMVALVAAGVLLLAGVASAEKAGGFVVTGRVYCDPCRAGFETNVSKSVAGATVEVVCRHFEASKETLKAEATTDDFGWYKLEIDQDHQEEICEVVLKKSPDPACAEIEEQRARARVPLTSNNGIKQKGTRYANPIAFFRKDPLKECGAILQKYDLKDASDTP from the coding sequence ATGACGCAGCAGTCGATGGTGGCGCTGGTCGCCGCCggcgtcctcctcctcgccggcgtGGCGTCGGCGGAGAAGGCGGGCGGGTTCGTGGTGACGGGTCGCGTGTACTGCGACCCCTGCCGCGCCGGGTTCGAGACGAACGTGTCCAAGAGCGTGGCGGGCGCGACGGTGGAGGTGGTGTGCCGGCACTTCGAGGCGAGCAAGGAGACGCTCAAGGCGGAGGCGACGACGGACGACTTCGGGTGGTACAAGCTGGAGATCGACCAGGACCACCAGGAGGAGATCTGCGAGGTGGTGCTCAAGAAGAGCCCCGACCCGGCGTGCGCCGAGATCGAGGAGcagcgcgcccgcgcccgcgtccCGCTCACCTCCAACAACGGCATCAAGCAGAAGGGCACCCGGTACGCCAACCCCATCGCCTTCTTCCGCAAGGACCCGCTCAAGGAGTGCGGCGCAATCCTCCAGAAGTACGACCTCAAGGACGCATCCGACACGCCATGA
- the LOC8079468 gene encoding cytochrome P450 71A1, which produces MVTSALLALLLLIALLSFLLFSTGRNTSPSHGDGLLGHLPLLGSSARKRADDGQRRLPPSPTGLPLLGHLHLLGSLPHRSLRSLAATHGPVMLLRLGRVPTVVASSAAAAEEAMKTRDLAFSGRPRLLMAQRLLYGCDVGFAPYGEYWRQARRVCAVHLLSPRRTASFRRAREQEVAALVARVRAGDGAGAVNLSDALICYSKAIISRAAFGDGDYGLHGDKGGEKLRRVLADFQELLLAAPMREVAPWLGWVDTLTGLEAKTRRTFEALDGLLERVIADHRRRRREGGGGRPAVDGVAADEDDHRDFVDVLLDVNEMDNDAGLRLDTDNIKAIILDVFAAGTDTSSTVLGWAMAELMNHPGEMRKLQAEVRGAVTVAGGIQDVTENHLDRMPYLKAVISETMRLHAPAPLLIPRETTEDTELLGHHIPARTRVVINAWAIGRDPASWERAEEFVPERFVGSAGAPPVEYSYSKVGVGQDFRSVPFGAGRRGCPGAVFAAPTVELALANLLYHFDWAAPTVHGGGVGTPPVDVSEVYGLSVRLKTPLILVAKPWLGT; this is translated from the exons ATGGTGACCTCGGCGTTGCTTGCTCTGCTGCTGCTCATTGCCCTTCTCTCTTTCCTCCTCTTCTCCACCGGCAGAAACACCTCTCCGTCCCACGGAGATGGCCTCCTTGGCCACCTGCCGCTTCTTGGCTCCTCCGCCAGGAAGCGCGCCGACGACGGCCAGCGGCGGCTGCCGCCGTCGCCGACCGGGCTGCCGCTCCTGGGCCACCTCCACCTACTGGGAAGCCTGCCGCACCGGTCGCTCCGGTCGCTCGCGGCGACGCACGGTCCCGTCATGCTCCTGCGCCTGGGCCGGGTGCCGACGGTGGTGGCGTCGtcggcggccgcggcggaggAGGCCATGAAGACCCGTGACCTGGCCTTCTCGGGGCGGCCCAGGCTGCTGATGGCGCAGCGCCTCCTGTACGGCTGCGACGTCGGCTTCGCGCCCTACGGCGAGTACTGGCGGCAGGCGCGGCGCGTGTGCGCCGTCCACCTCCTCAGCCCGCGCCGCACCGCCTCGTTCCGCCGCGCCCGGGAGCAGGAGGTCGCCGCGCTCGTCGCCCGCGTCCGCGCCGGCGACGGAGCGGGCGCCGTCAACCTCAGCGACGCCCTCATCTGCTACTCCAAGGCCATCATCTCGCGCGCGGCGTTCGGGGACGGCGACTACGGGCTCCACGGCGACAAGGGCGGGGAGAAGCTGCGGCGCGTGCTCGCCGACTTCCAGGAGCTGCTCCTCGCGGCGCCCATGCGGGAGGTCGCGCCGTGGCTCGGGTGGGTCGACACGCTGACCGGGCTGGAGGCCAAGACGAGGCGCACGTTCGAGGCGCTCGACGGCTTGCTCGAGCGGGTCATCGCGGACCACCGCCGTAGGAGGCGCGAAGGAGGCGGCGGCCGGCCAGCTGTTGATGGCGTCGCTGCCGACGAAGACGACCACCGGGATTTCGTCGACGTGTTGCTGGATGTGAACGAGATGGACAACGACGCCGGGCTCAGGCTCGACACGGACAACATCAAGGCAATCATCTTG GACGTGTTTGCTGCCGGCACTGACACTTCGTCCACGGTGCTGGGATGGGCCATGGCGGAGCTCATGAACCACCCGGGTGAGATGCGGAAGCTCCAGGCCGAGGTCCGCGGTGCCGTCACCGTCGCCGGCGGCATCCAGGACGTGACCGAGAACCACCTGGACAGGATGCCGTACCTGAAGGCGGTCATCAGCGAGACGATGAGGCTGCACGCGCCGGCGCCGCTCCTGATCCCGCGCGAGACGACGGAGGACACGGAGCTGCTGGGGCACCATATCCCGGCGCGCACGCGGGTGGTGATCAACGCGTGGGCCATCGGCCGGGACCCTGCGTCGTGGGAGCGCGCGGAGGAGTTCGTGCCGGAGCGGTTCGTCGGCAGCGCCGGCGCGCCACCGGTGGAGTACAGCTACAGCAAGGTGGGGGTGGGGCAGGACTTCAGGTCCGTGCCGTTCGGCGCCGGGAGGAGGGGGTGCCCCGGCGCTGTATTCGCCGCGCCGACCGTCGAGCTCGCGCTCGCAAACTTGCTGTATCACTTCGACTGGGCCGCGCCGACGGtgcacggcggcggcgtggggacGCCGCCCGTGGACGTGAGTGAGGTGTACGGGCTCTCTGTCCGGCTCAAGACGCCGTTGATCCTCGTCGCCAAACCATGGCTAGGAACTTGA
- the LOC8081358 gene encoding uncharacterized protein LOC8081358, translating into MSSSEAAAESSSGPCQDVDAEPEPEPEPQPQPPQRRWVALVSNPVLLLDEDERARAMPLGTNVDLDLHDPPRPSYLVLHPRIVALDPCDDFARQPSPYILAADRSGRLLFRVNNPDSNESFEEEDAMYLCNTHARRATILPPVPYPGLRIEPRPRRSVGLIANPDPTRRGDYLVAQLYPRESVLLGDRLLCYSTATSCWFLKPLLTSPSLRMRNPCAENGVLAHDGRLYWLALAYGVFVCNPFADTSHLRFVSLPAGCEMWEELFHSVYIAQRRRVAPSEGLLRYVEIRGLSYEVFVPPDVAPPPVNPSVWMWTLVDPEAAEPWRFEYEAPFAEVWAHESYVANGLPHGEVPHVALVDPDNHGVVYFLQDSKLFGLDVRARRVISCEDCPVRDDREIMLRNSRPILDAWELSPPSPSPSPSDSEPSSPSPPEELDAVDRMAMECNGRRMIQNVDSWLDTTMDLLNETADGTSSSSG; encoded by the exons ATGTCGTCATCCGAAGCGGCGGCGGAGTCGTCATCCGGTCCCTGCCAGGACGTGGACGCGGaaccggagccggagccggagccgcagccgcagccgccgcaGCGCCGCTGGGTGGCCCTCGTCTCCAACCCGGTCCTCCTCCTCGACGAGGACGAGCGTGCCCGGGCGATGCCCCTCGGCACGAACGTCGACCTCGACCTCCACGACCCTCCACGGCCCTCGTACCTGGTGCTGCACCCCCGTATCGTCGCCCTCGACCCCTGCGACGACTTCGCCCGTCAGCCGTCCCCCTACATCCTCGCCGCCGACCGCTCGGGCCGCCTCCTCTTCCGCGTGAACAACCCCGACAGCAACGAATCCTTCGAGGAAGAAGACGCCATGTACCTCTGCAACACCCACGCCCGCAGGGCCACCATCCTGCCCCCGGTCCCCTACCCTGGTCTCCGCATCGAGCCGCGGCCACGCCGCAGCGTCGGCCTCATCGCCAACCCCGACCCGACCCGCCGCGGCGACTACCTGGTCGCGCAGCTCTACCCGCGCGAGTCGGTCCTCCTCGGCGACAGGCTGCTCTGCTACTCCACCGCGACGTCGTGCTGGTTCCTCAAGCCGCTGCTCACCTCCCCCTCGCTGCGCATGCGCAACCCCTGCGCCGAGAACGGAGTGCTCGCGCACGACGGGCGACTCTACTGGCTCGCCCTCGCCTACGGCGTCTTCGTCTGCAACCCCTTCGCCGACACCTCGCACCTGCGCTTCGTCTCGCTGCCCGCCGGCTGCGAGATGTGGGAGGAGCTCTTCCACAGCGTCTAcatcgcgcagcgccgccgcgtcgcgCCCAGCGAGGGCCTGCTCCGCTACGTCGAGATCCGGGGCCTCTCCTACGAGGTGTTCGTGCCCCCCGACGTGGCGCCCCCGCCGGTGAACCCCAGCGTCTGGATGTGGACGCTCGTCGACCCGGAGGCGGCGGAGCCCTGGAGGTTCGAGTACGAGGCGCCCTTCGCCGAGGTCTGGGCGCACGAGTCCTACGTCGCCAACGGGCTGCCGCACGGGGAGGTGCCCCACGTCGCGCTCGTTGACCCCGACAACCACGGCGTCGTCTACTTCCTCCAGGACTCCAAGCTCTTCGGCCTGGACGTGCGCGCCAGGCGGGTCATCTCCTGCGAGGACTGCCCGGTGCGCGACGACCGCGAGATCATGCTCCGAAACTCCCGCCCCATCCTCGACGCCTGGGAGCTGTCGCcaccctcgccctcgccctcgccttcCGACAGCGAGCCTTCTTCGCCATCTCCTCCAGAAG AGCTTGACGCCGTCGACAGGATGGCGATGGAGTGTAATGGTCGCCGGATGATCCAGAACGTAGATTCTTGGCTTGACACGACGATGGACCTGCTGAACGAGACGGCCGATGgaacctcgtcgtcgtcgggatGA
- the LOC8081359 gene encoding cytochrome P450 71A1, giving the protein MDVSPFLALLPIALLSLAFFSTRRKTSRCHGDGHKRSLPPSPPGFPLLGHLPLLGSLPHRKLRAMARTHGPVMLLRLGRVPIVVASSAAAAQEAMKTRDVAFASRYRGPMAERLLYGGRDMAFAPYGEHWRQARRVCVLHLLSHRCVLSFRRVREQETAALLRRVRGRLDDDDAAVNLSHLLVAYSSVVLLRAAFGNDSGGYGLVGEGKILRKLLVDYVELLGWGALGEVVPWLAWVDSLRGVHAKATRTFDALDGLLERGIAEHRKRRRGGRREGDGSDDDDDSRRSFVSVLLDVKEEEETGEILFDTVTVKAIILDMFVGGSDTTTSVVEWAMAELINHPDAMHKLQDEIRRTVIHGGGDNNQVTEDHLRKLRHLRPVLKETLRLHTPAQLVSRETVEDTELLGYHVPARTRVLINVGAIALDPATWERAEEFLPERWFGGDDDDHYATAPAPAGHNFTFLPFGGGRRGCPGAGFAMATVELVLASLLYHFDWGMPAGGPSTVDMDELSGLFAVRLKKPLRLVAKPWSP; this is encoded by the exons ATGGACGTCTCACCGTTTCTTGCACTGCTGCCCATTGCCCTTCTCTCCCTCGCATTCTTCTCCACTCGCAGAAAAACCTCTCGGTGCCACGGCGATGGCCACAAAAGGAGCTTGCCTCCATCGCCGCCGGGCTTCCCTCTCCTCGGCCACCTGCCGCTTCTCGGGTCGCTACCCCACCGGAAGCTCCGGGCGATGGCCAGAACGCACGGTCCGGTCATGCTCCTGCGCCTCGGCCGCGTGCCCATCGTGGTGGCCTCCTCGGCGGCTGCGGCGCAGGAGGCCATGAAGACCCGAGACGTGGCCTTCGCCAGCCGATACCGCGGACCGATGGCGGAGCGCCTTCTCTACGGCGGCCGTGACATGGCCTTCGCTCCCTACGGCGAGCACTGGCGCCAGGCGCGCCGCGTCTGCGTGCTCCACCTTCTTAGCCACCGCTGCGTGCTCTCCTTCCGACGCGTTCGGGAGCAGGAGACCGCCGCCCTGCTCCGCCGCGTCCGCGGTcgtctcgacgacgacgacgctgccGTGAACCTGAGCCATCTCCTCGTCGCCTACTCCAGCGTCGTCCTCCTGCGGGCCGCGTTCGGCAACGACTCCGGCGGCTATGGGCTCGTCGGAGAAGGGAAGATTCTTAGGAAGCTGTTGGTCGACTACGTGGAGCTGCTGGGCTGGGGGGCGCTCGGCGAGGTCGTGCCGTGGCTGGCGTGGGTAGACTCGCTGAGAGGGGTGCATGCCAAGGCAACACGGACGTTTGATGCGCTGGACGGCTTGCTCGAGCGGGGCATCGCAGAACACCGTAAGCGCCGCCGTGGAGGCCGGCGGGAGGGAGAcggcagcgacgacgacgacgacagtcgCCGCAGCTTCGTGAGCGTGCTGCTGGATGtgaaggaggaggaagagacGGGAGAAATCCTGTTTGACACGGTAACCGTCAAGGCCATCATTCTG GATATGTTCGTAGGCGGCTCGGATACGACAACCTCCGTTGTAGAATGGGCAATGGCGGAGCTCATCAACCATCCCGACGCGATGCACAAGCTCCAAGACGAGATACGACGCACGGTCATCCATGGCGGCGGCGACAACAACCAAGTTACCGAGGATCACCTCCGTAAGCTGCGCCACCTGAGGCCGGTGCTCAAGGAGACGCTCCGTCTGCACACGCCGGCGCAGCTCGTGTCGCGGGAGACGGTCGAGGACACCGAGCTGCTCGGCTACCATGTCCCAGCGCGCACCCGCGTCCTCATCAACGTCGGGGCCATCGCACTGGACCCCGCCACGTGGGAGCGCGCCGAGGAGTTCCTGCCGGAGCGGTGgttcggcggcgacgacgacgatcaTTACgcgacggcgccggcgccggcggggcACAACTTCACGTTCTTGCCATTCGGTGGTGGGCGGAGAGGGTGCCCTGGGGCCGGCTTTGCAATGGCGACCGTCGAGCTAGTGCTGGCGAGCCTGCTGTACCACTTCGACTGGGGGATGCCGGCCGGTGGGCCGTCGACGGTCGACATGGACGAGCTGAGTGGATTATTCGCCGTGCGGTTGAAGAAGCCTCTGCGTCTGGTCGCGAAGCCATGGTCTCCTTAA